One Pocillopora verrucosa isolate sample1 chromosome 10, ASM3666991v2, whole genome shotgun sequence genomic window carries:
- the LOC131799202 gene encoding potassium channel subfamily K member 15 isoform X1, translating into MSSVGSTFLKRALLFLVFGFVNAAIFTLIERRGENYKTTSDRMLDQLRKNFTKHHNFSDEEFEYFTMASYNAVRTGLSLDWTYFRAVDFTYTAMTTIGYGRLTPITTYGKLFCIVFCMFGIPLCLLTLKSAGDLISTFLTCVITHVEIKVLKTKRVKHLEIKRAVLAFNLMAMYLSFTAVTQVMQEHWTFVDAFYASFVAFSTVGFGDYVLFESVTGQGKNGAASAFFHVFATFPALFGLGIVACVINCVLDVVEKNRLHGDGRPGRRKNRELVKLLSFSKLKEEGRRRRRSHSV; encoded by the exons ATGTCTTCAGTTGGAAGTACTTTTTTAAAGAGGgctcttttgtttttagtgttcGGATTTGTAAATGCTGCAATTTTTACTCTTATCGAGAGGCGTGGAGAAAATTACAAGACCACCTCAGATAGAATGTTAGACCAACTGAGGAAGAATTTTACGAAACACCACAACTTCTCGGACGAAGAATTCGAGTATTTTACAATGGCCTCATATAACGCCGTTCGCACGGGTTTGTCTTTGGACTGGACCTATTTTAGGGCTGTGGATTTCACGTACACAGCGATGACCACAATTG GGTACGGTCGTCTGACTCCTATCACCACATACGGGAAACTGTTCTGCATCGTTTTTTGTATGTTTGGAATTCCACTATGTCTGCTGACTCTAAAATCTGCGGGCGATCTTATTTCAACATTTCTAACTTGTGTGATAACTCACGTGGAGATTAAAGTTCTTAAAACAAAAAGAGTAAAACACCTTGAGATTAAACGCGCTGTACTTGCGTTTAATTTAATGGCAATGTATCTCTCGTTCACTGCAGTCACACAAGTGATGCAGGAACATTGGACATTCGTGGATGCTTTTTACGCCTCGTTTGTAGCATTTTCTACTGTCGGTTTTGGAGATTATGTTCTTTTTGAAAGTGTTACAGGGCAAGGCAAAAATGGAGCTGCAAGCGCGTTTTTTCACGTGTTTGCAACTTTCCCGGCGCTTTTTGGACTGGGGATTGTGGCTTGTGTGATCAACTGTGTTTTAGATGTTGTTGAGAAGAACCGTTTACACGGTGATGGTAGACCAGGGAGAAGGAAAAATAGAGAGTTGGTTAAACTTCTATCTTTTAGTAAACTGAAAGAAGAAGGTAGACGCCGCAGAAGGTCTCATAGTGTATGA
- the LOC131799202 gene encoding potassium channel subfamily K member 15 isoform X2, which produces MLDQLRKNFTKHHNFSDEEFEYFTMASYNAVRTGLSLDWTYFRAVDFTYTAMTTIGYGRLTPITTYGKLFCIVFCMFGIPLCLLTLKSAGDLISTFLTCVITHVEIKVLKTKRVKHLEIKRAVLAFNLMAMYLSFTAVTQVMQEHWTFVDAFYASFVAFSTVGFGDYVLFESVTGQGKNGAASAFFHVFATFPALFGLGIVACVINCVLDVVEKNRLHGDGRPGRRKNRELVKLLSFSKLKEEGRRRRRSHSV; this is translated from the exons ATGTTAGACCAACTGAGGAAGAATTTTACGAAACACCACAACTTCTCGGACGAAGAATTCGAGTATTTTACAATGGCCTCATATAACGCCGTTCGCACGGGTTTGTCTTTGGACTGGACCTATTTTAGGGCTGTGGATTTCACGTACACAGCGATGACCACAATTG GGTACGGTCGTCTGACTCCTATCACCACATACGGGAAACTGTTCTGCATCGTTTTTTGTATGTTTGGAATTCCACTATGTCTGCTGACTCTAAAATCTGCGGGCGATCTTATTTCAACATTTCTAACTTGTGTGATAACTCACGTGGAGATTAAAGTTCTTAAAACAAAAAGAGTAAAACACCTTGAGATTAAACGCGCTGTACTTGCGTTTAATTTAATGGCAATGTATCTCTCGTTCACTGCAGTCACACAAGTGATGCAGGAACATTGGACATTCGTGGATGCTTTTTACGCCTCGTTTGTAGCATTTTCTACTGTCGGTTTTGGAGATTATGTTCTTTTTGAAAGTGTTACAGGGCAAGGCAAAAATGGAGCTGCAAGCGCGTTTTTTCACGTGTTTGCAACTTTCCCGGCGCTTTTTGGACTGGGGATTGTGGCTTGTGTGATCAACTGTGTTTTAGATGTTGTTGAGAAGAACCGTTTACACGGTGATGGTAGACCAGGGAGAAGGAAAAATAGAGAGTTGGTTAAACTTCTATCTTTTAGTAAACTGAAAGAAGAAGGTAGACGCCGCAGAAGGTCTCATAGTGTATGA
- the LOC131799220 gene encoding uncharacterized protein isoform X1, giving the protein MERVLNIRRPPEQSQNGLSRASKIFLGCDIFQVVAVVVFQGLMIALGDFSAYNNTEHPGMGPGRRIYMAIYMGAVVYTCFLCLFAVKRQNFMEIIAFDLQNFAFVTYSFIQLYHVRFKTYNGLRTSKNDALPKIVLANASALLLLNVVFTYLSYKLYMEFGWKIYKRVRFNIRLRGIYQIYEVLSCLLKMEVLYWGMFAIVHSLVLLRDSHNILYVMSMTFIPLTFIYAGIGYYAVRHENRALMLFFLTWTLGGIGYFLYKLYGFVTRTCNGCPEFEIDGKDIPDEAFMHFVYLGAMNLVVASTIFGVAVKAYRNFGGGLAQHFRQKKKPQMKYSARLSLGRASHCYPEESVISVTSYDSAIDEFAESVRLDRGILRAAHAALPLLAGNGHLRVDQRSCSLPNLLSDSTPRPTSFPGPSEGGMNLLRDRLQSEQGETDVEKLNSANLESIAEEEPAGNLDSYDYGRKIGSDEIYLQDSEAAVDSSFIQISRNGDFTSWDPNSNGRVSNADRVRATRDVGKLPEHRQNGRVRKTPIEPMDENITNGCGLQSANNHEDTIADDFAQDSSMEFRTEKSSHQNAQIYQRIARLPEGVV; this is encoded by the exons ATGGAAAGAGTACTGAACATTCGCAGACCACCGGAACAGAGCCAAAATGGATTATCGAGagcttcaaaaatatttctcggCTGTGACATTTTCCAAG TCGTTGCTGTTGTGGTATTTCAAGGTTTGATGATAGCTCTCGGAGACTTCAGTGCATATAATAATACTGAG CACCCTGGAATGGGACCTGGGAGAAGGATTTATATGGCCATATACATGGGTGCAGTTGTGTACACatgttttttgtgtttattcgCA GTCAAAAGACAGAACTTTATGGAAATTATAGCATTTGACTTGCAGAACTTTGCCTTCGTTACTTATAGCTTCATTCAGT tataTCATGTTAGATTCAAGACATACAATGGATTAAGAACAAGTAAAAATGATGCCCttccaaaaattgttttagcaAAT GCCAGTGCTCTTCTGTTGCTCAATGTTGTATTTACATACCTCTCATACAAGCTGTACATGGAGTTTGGATGGAAAATCTATAAGAGAGTTCGTTTCAACATCAGACTCAGAG GAATTTATCAAATCTATGAAGTGTTATCTTGCCTTTTGAAAATGGAGGTTTTGTATTGG GGAATGTTTGCCATTGTTCACAGTCTGGTTCTATTGCGTGACTCGCATAACATCCTCTATGTTATGAGCATGACATTTATACCATTAACATTTATATATGCTGGTATAGGTTATTACGCG GTACGCCATGAGAACAGAGCGCTTATGCTATTTTTCCTGACTTGGACATTGGGTGGGATTGGTTACTTTTTGTATAAACTTTATGG GTTTGTTACTCGCACTTGCAATGGCTGTCCAGAGTTTGAAATTGATGGAAAAGACATCCCTGATGAGGCCTTTATGCATTTTGTATACTTAG gagcCATGAATCTTGTAGTTGCTTCAACAATATTTGGCGTAGCAGTAAAAGCCTATCGAAATTTTGGAGGTGGATTAGCGCAGCATT TCCGCCAAAAAAAGAAACCCCAAATGAAGTATTCAGCGCGGCTAAGCCTGGGACGAGCGAGTCATTGTTACCCAGAGGAGAGCGTGATTTCTGTTACGTCATACGACAGCGCAATTGATGAGTTCGCTGAGAGTGTTCGATTGGACAGAGGCATTTTACGCGCTGCTCATGCAGCTTTACCACTACTGGCCGGTAACGGTCACCTTCGGGTTGACCAACGCAGTTGTAGTCTTCCAAATTTGCTATCGGATTCGACGCCAAGGCCTACCTCTTTTCCAGGCCCTTCCGAGGGGGGTATGAATTTGCTGAGAGACCGGCTGCAATCAGAGCAGGGGGAAACAGATGTAGAAAAGCTAAACTCTGCAAACCTGGAAAGCATTGCTGAAGAGGAACCAGCTGGAAACTTAGACTCCTATGATTACGGAAGGAAAATAGGATCTGATGAAATTTATCTTCAAGACAGTGAGGCTGCAGTAGACTCGAGTTTTATTCAGATATCAAGAAATGGTGATTTTACTTCTTGGGATCCTAACTCTAATGGTCGTGTAAGTAACGCGGATAGGGTTCGCGCAACTAGAGACGTGGGGAAATTGCCCGAACACAGACAGAACGGCCGTGTTAGAAAAACTCCTATAGAACCAATGgatgaaaatattacaaatggATGCGGCTTGCAGTCTGCAAATAACCACGAAGACACTATTGCTGACGATTTTGCGCAAGATTCGTCGATGGAATTTAGGACAGAAAAATCGTCGCATCAAAATGCGCAGATTTATCAGAGAATTGCGCGGCTTCCCGAAGGGGTTGTTTAA
- the LOC131799220 gene encoding uncharacterized protein isoform X2 — translation MIALGDFSAYNNTEHPGMGPGRRIYMAIYMGAVVYTCFLCLFAVKRQNFMEIIAFDLQNFAFVTYSFIQLYHVRFKTYNGLRTSKNDALPKIVLANASALLLLNVVFTYLSYKLYMEFGWKIYKRVRFNIRLRGIYQIYEVLSCLLKMEVLYWGMFAIVHSLVLLRDSHNILYVMSMTFIPLTFIYAGIGYYAVRHENRALMLFFLTWTLGGIGYFLYKLYGFVTRTCNGCPEFEIDGKDIPDEAFMHFVYLGAMNLVVASTIFGVAVKAYRNFGGGLAQHFRQKKKPQMKYSARLSLGRASHCYPEESVISVTSYDSAIDEFAESVRLDRGILRAAHAALPLLAGNGHLRVDQRSCSLPNLLSDSTPRPTSFPGPSEGGMNLLRDRLQSEQGETDVEKLNSANLESIAEEEPAGNLDSYDYGRKIGSDEIYLQDSEAAVDSSFIQISRNGDFTSWDPNSNGRVSNADRVRATRDVGKLPEHRQNGRVRKTPIEPMDENITNGCGLQSANNHEDTIADDFAQDSSMEFRTEKSSHQNAQIYQRIARLPEGVV, via the exons ATGATAGCTCTCGGAGACTTCAGTGCATATAATAATACTGAG CACCCTGGAATGGGACCTGGGAGAAGGATTTATATGGCCATATACATGGGTGCAGTTGTGTACACatgttttttgtgtttattcgCA GTCAAAAGACAGAACTTTATGGAAATTATAGCATTTGACTTGCAGAACTTTGCCTTCGTTACTTATAGCTTCATTCAGT tataTCATGTTAGATTCAAGACATACAATGGATTAAGAACAAGTAAAAATGATGCCCttccaaaaattgttttagcaAAT GCCAGTGCTCTTCTGTTGCTCAATGTTGTATTTACATACCTCTCATACAAGCTGTACATGGAGTTTGGATGGAAAATCTATAAGAGAGTTCGTTTCAACATCAGACTCAGAG GAATTTATCAAATCTATGAAGTGTTATCTTGCCTTTTGAAAATGGAGGTTTTGTATTGG GGAATGTTTGCCATTGTTCACAGTCTGGTTCTATTGCGTGACTCGCATAACATCCTCTATGTTATGAGCATGACATTTATACCATTAACATTTATATATGCTGGTATAGGTTATTACGCG GTACGCCATGAGAACAGAGCGCTTATGCTATTTTTCCTGACTTGGACATTGGGTGGGATTGGTTACTTTTTGTATAAACTTTATGG GTTTGTTACTCGCACTTGCAATGGCTGTCCAGAGTTTGAAATTGATGGAAAAGACATCCCTGATGAGGCCTTTATGCATTTTGTATACTTAG gagcCATGAATCTTGTAGTTGCTTCAACAATATTTGGCGTAGCAGTAAAAGCCTATCGAAATTTTGGAGGTGGATTAGCGCAGCATT TCCGCCAAAAAAAGAAACCCCAAATGAAGTATTCAGCGCGGCTAAGCCTGGGACGAGCGAGTCATTGTTACCCAGAGGAGAGCGTGATTTCTGTTACGTCATACGACAGCGCAATTGATGAGTTCGCTGAGAGTGTTCGATTGGACAGAGGCATTTTACGCGCTGCTCATGCAGCTTTACCACTACTGGCCGGTAACGGTCACCTTCGGGTTGACCAACGCAGTTGTAGTCTTCCAAATTTGCTATCGGATTCGACGCCAAGGCCTACCTCTTTTCCAGGCCCTTCCGAGGGGGGTATGAATTTGCTGAGAGACCGGCTGCAATCAGAGCAGGGGGAAACAGATGTAGAAAAGCTAAACTCTGCAAACCTGGAAAGCATTGCTGAAGAGGAACCAGCTGGAAACTTAGACTCCTATGATTACGGAAGGAAAATAGGATCTGATGAAATTTATCTTCAAGACAGTGAGGCTGCAGTAGACTCGAGTTTTATTCAGATATCAAGAAATGGTGATTTTACTTCTTGGGATCCTAACTCTAATGGTCGTGTAAGTAACGCGGATAGGGTTCGCGCAACTAGAGACGTGGGGAAATTGCCCGAACACAGACAGAACGGCCGTGTTAGAAAAACTCCTATAGAACCAATGgatgaaaatattacaaatggATGCGGCTTGCAGTCTGCAAATAACCACGAAGACACTATTGCTGACGATTTTGCGCAAGATTCGTCGATGGAATTTAGGACAGAAAAATCGTCGCATCAAAATGCGCAGATTTATCAGAGAATTGCGCGGCTTCCCGAAGGGGTTGTTTAA